A single Streptomyces sannanensis DNA region contains:
- a CDS encoding FAD-binding oxidoreductase encodes MPKRHPLDAVIVGAGVVGAACAYYASRSGLSVAVVDRGPVAGGTTGAGEGNLLVSDKEAGPELDLALMSTRLWRELRSALPPETEYEPKGGLVVAPDEATLSALRTFAEGQRGAGVEAHEVAADRLHDLEPHLAPGLAGALHYPQDAQVQPARAAAELLRAAGRHGARLYLGEEVTEVLTGPDGAVRGVRTSRGELLAPAVVNAAGTWGGQLAGLAGTHLPVLPRRGFVLVTEPLPRVVRHKVYAADYIADVASGSAALQSSAVVEGTPSGPVLIGATRERVGFDRTLSTEALRRLAAQAADLFPVLADVHAMRVYHGFRPYFPDHLPAIGPDPRVPGLHHACGHEGAGIGLAPATGLLIASVLRGERPDLDLTPFRPERFDRQGADR; translated from the coding sequence GTGCCCAAGAGACACCCCCTGGACGCCGTCATCGTCGGTGCCGGCGTCGTCGGAGCCGCCTGCGCGTACTACGCGAGCCGCTCCGGCCTCTCCGTCGCCGTCGTCGACCGCGGTCCCGTCGCGGGCGGCACCACCGGCGCGGGGGAAGGCAATCTGCTCGTCTCCGACAAGGAAGCGGGCCCTGAGCTCGACCTCGCGCTGATGTCCACCCGACTCTGGCGCGAACTGCGCTCGGCCCTCCCGCCGGAGACCGAGTACGAGCCCAAGGGCGGCCTCGTCGTGGCGCCCGACGAGGCCACCCTGTCCGCCCTGCGCACCTTTGCCGAAGGCCAGCGCGGGGCGGGCGTCGAGGCCCACGAGGTCGCCGCGGACCGGCTCCACGACCTCGAACCGCATCTGGCCCCCGGCCTCGCCGGGGCCCTCCACTACCCCCAGGACGCCCAGGTCCAGCCCGCCCGGGCCGCCGCCGAACTGCTGCGCGCGGCCGGCCGCCACGGTGCCCGGCTGTACCTCGGCGAAGAGGTCACCGAGGTCCTGACCGGCCCGGACGGCGCCGTCCGCGGCGTACGCACCTCGCGCGGCGAACTCCTCGCCCCGGCCGTCGTCAACGCCGCCGGCACCTGGGGCGGACAGCTCGCCGGTCTCGCCGGCACACACCTGCCGGTACTGCCCCGCCGCGGCTTCGTCCTCGTCACCGAACCGCTGCCGCGGGTCGTCCGCCACAAGGTGTACGCCGCGGACTACATCGCCGACGTCGCCAGCGGCTCCGCCGCCCTGCAGTCCTCCGCCGTCGTCGAGGGAACCCCCTCGGGGCCCGTGCTCATCGGCGCCACCCGTGAACGCGTCGGCTTCGACCGGACCCTGTCCACCGAGGCACTGCGCCGCCTCGCCGCCCAGGCCGCCGACCTCTTCCCGGTCCTCGCGGACGTCCATGCGATGCGCGTCTACCACGGCTTCCGCCCCTATTTCCCCGACCACCTCCCGGCGATCGGCCCCGACCCGCGGGTGCCCGGCCTCCACCACGCCTGCGGTCACGAGGGAGCCGGCATCGGCCTGGCCCCGGCCACCGGGCTGCTCATCGCCTCCGTACTGCGCGGAGAGAGACCCGACCTGGACCTGACCCCGTTCCGCCCCGAACGCTTCGACCGCCAAGGAGCCGACCGATGA
- a CDS encoding RidA family protein, with protein MSAERVNPAELSPPSGFSHAVVAKGTRVVFLAGQTALDAEGRVTGDSLPAQFERALGNLLTALAAAGGTPADLARVTVYTTDVAAYRDQVAELGRIWRRLAGRDYPAMAVIGATRLWDEQAMVELDGFAVLD; from the coding sequence ATGAGCGCAGAGCGCGTGAATCCGGCCGAGCTGTCCCCGCCCAGCGGTTTCTCGCACGCCGTCGTGGCGAAGGGGACCCGGGTCGTCTTCCTGGCGGGGCAGACCGCGCTCGACGCGGAGGGCAGGGTCACCGGTGACAGTCTCCCGGCACAGTTCGAGCGGGCGCTGGGCAATCTGCTCACGGCGCTGGCCGCGGCCGGTGGCACCCCCGCCGATCTCGCCCGGGTCACCGTCTACACCACCGATGTCGCCGCCTACCGCGACCAGGTGGCCGAACTCGGCCGCATCTGGCGACGGCTGGCGGGTCGCGACTATCCGGCCATGGCCGTGATCGGCGCGACCCGGCTCTGGGACGAGCAGGCGATGGTGGAGCTCGACGGCTTCGCGGTACTGGACTGA
- a CDS encoding aminopeptidase P family protein, whose translation MAESPTRNTGSHDLPVSAELAAFMTESWAATPLPAEARVPGHSVTPARRARLSARFPGERLIIPAGELKVRSNDCDYRFRPHSAYAWLTGLTGEDQPGHVLVMEPSGPHGHEAVLYLRPRSPRTGGDEFYRDRRYGEFWVGRRPDLAEAERLTGIRCAHLDDLDRLPPGRNASDDAELATALSELRLIKDAWEVEQLQLAVDHTVAGFEDVVRALPRALAHPRGERWIEGVFGLRARAEGNGTGYETIAASGAHACVLHWIRNDGRLNPDELLLLDAGVETDTLYTSDITRTLPLSGRFSPVQRQVYELVLAAQEAGIAALRPGASFRDFHRAGMRVIAEGLTEWGVLKNADSDLYRRYTLCSSGHMLGLDVHDCAKARAETYLDGVLEEGQVLTVEPGLYLQPDDETLPAELRGIGVRIEDDLVITADGARLMSGALPRTVAGIEEWMGALLEG comes from the coding sequence ATGGCCGAAAGCCCCACCCGTAACACCGGCAGTCACGACCTCCCCGTCTCAGCCGAGTTGGCCGCGTTCATGACCGAGAGCTGGGCGGCGACACCGCTGCCCGCGGAGGCGCGCGTGCCGGGCCACTCCGTCACCCCGGCCCGCCGCGCCCGGCTCTCCGCCCGCTTCCCCGGCGAGCGGCTGATCATCCCGGCCGGCGAGCTGAAGGTCCGCTCCAACGACTGCGACTACCGCTTCCGCCCGCACAGCGCCTACGCCTGGCTGACCGGCCTCACCGGCGAGGACCAGCCCGGCCATGTGCTGGTCATGGAGCCGTCAGGACCGCACGGACACGAGGCGGTGCTGTATCTGCGCCCGCGCTCCCCCCGCACGGGCGGCGACGAGTTCTACCGCGACCGGCGCTACGGCGAGTTCTGGGTGGGCCGCCGCCCCGACCTCGCCGAGGCCGAGCGGCTGACCGGCATCCGCTGCGCCCACCTCGACGACCTGGACCGGCTGCCGCCGGGCCGCAACGCCTCCGACGACGCCGAGCTGGCCACCGCCCTCTCCGAACTCCGCCTGATCAAGGACGCCTGGGAGGTCGAGCAGCTCCAGCTCGCGGTCGACCACACCGTCGCGGGCTTCGAGGACGTCGTACGCGCCCTGCCGCGCGCCCTGGCCCACCCGCGCGGCGAGCGCTGGATCGAGGGCGTCTTCGGTCTGCGCGCCCGCGCGGAAGGCAACGGCACCGGCTACGAGACCATCGCCGCCTCCGGCGCCCACGCCTGCGTACTGCACTGGATCCGCAACGACGGCCGGCTGAACCCGGACGAACTGCTGCTGCTCGACGCGGGCGTGGAGACCGACACCCTCTACACCTCCGACATCACCCGCACGCTCCCCCTCTCCGGCCGCTTCTCCCCCGTGCAGCGCCAGGTGTACGAGCTGGTGCTCGCCGCGCAGGAAGCCGGCATCGCCGCGCTGCGTCCCGGCGCGAGCTTCCGCGACTTCCACCGCGCGGGCATGCGGGTCATCGCGGAGGGCCTCACCGAGTGGGGCGTACTGAAGAACGCCGACAGCGACCTCTACCGCCGCTACACCCTGTGCAGCAGCGGCCATATGCTCGGCCTCGACGTCCACGACTGCGCCAAGGCCCGCGCGGAGACGTACCTGGACGGCGTACTGGAGGAGGGCCAGGTCCTCACGGTGGAGCCAGGCCTCTACCTCCAGCCGGACGACGAGACCCTCCCCGCCGAGCTGCGCGGCATCGGTGTCCGGATCGAGGACGACCTCGTCATCACCGCGGACGGAGCCCGGCTGATGTCGGGTGCGCTGCCGCGTACGGTCGCCGGGATCGAGGAGTGGATGGGCGCGCTGCTGGAGGGCTGA
- a CDS encoding (2Fe-2S)-binding protein — protein sequence MSPDPSPQALVRAEPEASFEVTFDGRPLTALPGQSLAAALWAAGILAWRTTRGSGAPRGAFCGIGACYDCLLTVNGRPNQRACLVPARPGDILTTQEGTGHADLAV from the coding sequence ATGAGCCCCGACCCCTCCCCGCAGGCGCTCGTACGGGCAGAACCGGAGGCGTCGTTCGAGGTCACCTTCGACGGTCGTCCGCTGACCGCACTGCCCGGGCAGAGCCTTGCCGCCGCGCTCTGGGCCGCCGGCATCCTCGCCTGGCGCACCACCCGGGGCAGCGGTGCACCGCGCGGGGCGTTCTGCGGCATCGGCGCCTGCTACGACTGCCTGCTCACCGTCAACGGCCGCCCCAACCAGCGTGCCTGCCTGGTCCCCGCACGGCCCGGCGACATCCTCACCACCCAGGAGGGGACCGGCCATGCCGACCTCGCCGTCTGA
- a CDS encoding acyl-CoA dehydrogenase, which translates to MSAFSLEPAQIAWCEELRTTAAERLRPLAEKGEPGYVNRPLVAALGELGLLGKLFDAGALELCLMRESLAYACTEAETALALQGLGAYPIALTGTATQRERWLPEVAAGRAVAAFALSEPGAGSDAAALALNAESDGDGGWRLTGEKCWISNAPDADLYTVFARTTQGAGPRGVTAFLVPADRPGLSGARLDMLSPHPIGSLAFDAVPVTADDVLGEPDRGFRVAMGTLNLFRPSVGAFAVGMAQAALDATVEYTARRTAFGGPLKELQAVAHQVAEMATRIEAARLLVYAAASAYDSGAAGVAKSSAMAKLLATETAQYVVDAAVQLHGARALERGHLLEHLYREVRAPRIYEGATEVQRTIIAKELYA; encoded by the coding sequence ATGTCCGCATTCTCGCTAGAACCGGCACAAATCGCCTGGTGCGAGGAGTTGCGCACCACCGCCGCCGAACGCCTGCGCCCACTGGCCGAGAAAGGCGAACCGGGGTACGTCAACCGGCCGCTCGTCGCCGCGCTCGGTGAACTCGGCCTGCTCGGCAAGCTGTTCGACGCCGGTGCGCTCGAACTCTGTCTGATGCGTGAGTCGCTCGCCTACGCCTGTACGGAGGCCGAGACGGCACTCGCGCTGCAGGGACTCGGCGCGTACCCGATCGCCCTGACGGGTACCGCGACCCAGCGCGAGCGCTGGCTGCCCGAGGTCGCCGCCGGCCGCGCCGTCGCCGCCTTCGCGCTCAGTGAGCCCGGCGCCGGCTCCGACGCCGCGGCCCTCGCGCTGAACGCCGAGTCCGACGGTGACGGCGGCTGGCGGCTGACCGGTGAGAAGTGCTGGATTTCCAACGCGCCGGACGCCGACCTCTACACCGTTTTCGCCCGTACCACCCAGGGTGCCGGGCCCCGCGGCGTCACCGCCTTCCTGGTCCCCGCCGACCGGCCCGGCCTGAGCGGCGCCCGGCTGGACATGCTCTCCCCGCATCCGATCGGCAGCCTCGCCTTCGACGCCGTACCGGTCACCGCGGACGACGTCCTCGGCGAGCCCGACCGCGGCTTCCGGGTCGCCATGGGCACGCTCAACCTCTTCCGGCCCAGCGTCGGGGCGTTCGCGGTGGGCATGGCCCAGGCCGCGCTGGACGCGACCGTCGAGTACACGGCGCGGCGCACCGCGTTCGGCGGACCGCTGAAGGAACTTCAGGCGGTCGCCCACCAGGTGGCCGAGATGGCGACCCGTATCGAGGCCGCACGCTTGCTGGTCTACGCGGCGGCCTCGGCGTACGACAGCGGCGCGGCCGGGGTGGCGAAGAGCTCGGCCATGGCCAAGCTGCTGGCCACCGAGACGGCGCAGTACGTGGTCGACGCGGCCGTGCAGCTGCACGGTGCCCGGGCCCTCGAGCGCGGCCATCTGCTGGAGCACCTCTACCGGGAGGTCCGCGCGCCCCGCATCTACGAAGGCGCCACCGAAGTCCAGCGCACCATCATCGCGAAGGAGTTGTACGCATGA
- a CDS encoding AMP-binding protein — MELKASAHLDTFPRDHLPPAEQWPQLLDDLPGPRYPDRLNCGAELLDGTIERLGTDRPVFRTGGGEVWTYGELRDQADRIAHVLVSDLGVVPGNRVLLRGPTTPWLAACWLAVMKAGAVAVTVLAQQRAQELAVMCDIARITHALCDIRSVDDLAKAEVPGLRITTYGGEAPDDLLHLAEGKPERFSAVETSADDVALIAFTSGTTGRPKGCMHFHRDVLTIADTFSRHVLKPAPDDVFAGSPPLGFTFGLGGLVIFPMRVGASALLLEQAGPKQLLPALAEHRVSVLFTAPTAYRAMLDDLATQPYDVSALRRCVSAGENLPAATWQAWYERTGLRIINGIGATELLHIFISAADEAIRPGTTGVPVPGWQARVVDGRGVPVPDGEPGLLAVRGPVGCRYLADERQREYVRDGWNITGDTYIREPDGYFRYVARADDMIISAGYNIAGPEVEDALLRHPDVAEAAVVGHPDERRGQITVAYVVPREGVPRDEGTVTALRDFVKSELAPYKCPREIVFLDALPRTPTGKLQRFRLRALE, encoded by the coding sequence ATGGAGCTCAAAGCCTCGGCCCACCTCGACACCTTCCCCCGCGACCACCTCCCGCCCGCCGAGCAGTGGCCGCAGCTCCTCGACGACCTGCCCGGACCGCGCTATCCGGACCGGCTGAACTGCGGGGCCGAACTCCTGGACGGCACCATCGAACGGCTCGGCACGGACCGCCCGGTGTTCCGCACCGGCGGCGGAGAGGTCTGGACATACGGCGAGCTGCGGGACCAGGCCGACCGGATCGCCCATGTCCTGGTCTCCGATCTCGGAGTAGTGCCCGGCAACCGGGTGCTGCTGCGCGGGCCCACCACTCCCTGGCTGGCCGCCTGCTGGCTGGCGGTGATGAAGGCGGGCGCGGTGGCGGTGACGGTGCTCGCCCAGCAGCGGGCCCAGGAGCTGGCCGTCATGTGCGACATCGCACGTATCACGCACGCCCTGTGCGACATCCGGTCGGTCGACGACCTCGCGAAGGCTGAAGTGCCCGGCCTGCGCATCACCACGTACGGCGGCGAGGCGCCCGACGATCTGCTGCACCTGGCCGAGGGCAAGCCGGAACGGTTCAGCGCCGTGGAGACCTCGGCCGACGACGTCGCGCTGATCGCGTTCACCTCGGGCACCACGGGACGCCCCAAGGGCTGCATGCACTTCCACCGCGATGTGCTCACCATCGCCGACACCTTCTCCCGCCATGTGCTGAAGCCCGCTCCCGACGACGTCTTCGCGGGCAGTCCGCCGCTCGGCTTCACCTTCGGCCTCGGCGGACTGGTGATCTTCCCGATGCGGGTGGGCGCCTCCGCGCTGCTGCTCGAACAGGCAGGCCCCAAGCAGCTGTTGCCGGCTCTCGCCGAACACCGCGTCTCGGTGCTCTTCACGGCCCCCACCGCCTATCGCGCCATGCTGGACGACCTCGCGACCCAGCCGTACGACGTGTCGGCCCTGCGCCGCTGCGTCTCGGCAGGCGAGAACCTTCCCGCAGCCACCTGGCAGGCCTGGTACGAGCGCACCGGGCTGCGGATCATCAACGGCATCGGCGCCACCGAGCTGCTGCACATCTTCATCTCGGCGGCGGACGAGGCGATCCGGCCGGGCACGACGGGCGTGCCGGTACCGGGGTGGCAGGCCCGCGTGGTGGACGGACGGGGTGTGCCGGTGCCGGACGGCGAACCGGGACTGCTCGCCGTGCGGGGTCCGGTCGGCTGCCGCTACCTCGCGGACGAGCGGCAGCGCGAGTATGTGCGCGACGGGTGGAACATCACGGGCGACACATACATCCGCGAGCCCGACGGCTACTTCCGCTACGTGGCCCGCGCCGACGACATGATCATCTCCGCCGGTTACAACATCGCCGGCCCCGAGGTCGAGGACGCCCTGCTGCGCCACCCCGATGTGGCCGAGGCCGCGGTCGTCGGCCACCCGGACGAGCGGCGCGGACAGATCACCGTGGCGTACGTCGTGCCGCGCGAGGGCGTGCCGCGCGACGAGGGCACTGTGACCGCGCTGCGCGACTTCGTCAAGTCCGAGCTGGCGCCTTACAAATGTCCGCGCGAGATCGTGTTCCTCGACGCGCTGCCCCGCACGCCGACCGGCAAGCTCCAGCGCTTCCGGCTCCGGGCTCTAGAGTGA